Proteins from a single region of Corynebacterium pseudogenitalium:
- the pyrH gene encoding UMP kinase, with protein sequence MLKLGGEMFGGGKVGIDPDVVESVAAQIAEVAQSGTEVAVVIGGGNFFRGAELQKRGLDRARSDYMGMLGTVMNCLALQDFLQQKGVDCRVQTSINMAQIAEPYLPLRAVRHLEKGRVVIFGAGMGMPYFSTDTTAAQRALEIGCEVLLMAKGVDGVYDDDPRTNPDAQLYSEVSPREVLEKELKVADATAFSLCMDNNMPILVFNLLKEGNIARAVSGEQIGTLVS encoded by the coding sequence ATGCTCAAGCTGGGCGGTGAAATGTTCGGCGGTGGAAAGGTTGGTATCGATCCGGACGTCGTCGAAAGCGTCGCTGCACAGATTGCCGAAGTCGCCCAGTCCGGAACCGAAGTAGCGGTAGTAATTGGCGGCGGCAACTTCTTCCGTGGTGCAGAGCTGCAAAAGCGTGGCCTTGACCGTGCACGCTCCGACTACATGGGCATGCTCGGCACGGTGATGAACTGCCTGGCGCTCCAGGACTTCCTGCAGCAGAAGGGCGTCGACTGCCGCGTTCAGACTTCCATCAATATGGCGCAGATCGCTGAGCCGTATTTGCCGCTTCGTGCAGTGCGTCACCTGGAGAAGGGGCGTGTCGTCATCTTCGGTGCTGGCATGGGCATGCCGTACTTCTCTACGGATACCACGGCCGCGCAACGCGCCCTGGAAATTGGTTGCGAGGTGCTCCTGATGGCGAAGGGGGTTGACGGAGTCTATGACGACGACCCTCGAACCAACCCAGACGCACAGCTCTACAGCGAGGTTTCTCCCCGCGAGGTGCTCGAAAAGGAACTCAAGGTTGCCGATGCCACCGCGTTTTCGCTGTGTATGGACAACAACATGCCGATCCTGGTGTTCAACCTGCTCAAGGAAGGCAACATTGCCCGCGCGGTATCCGGCGAGCAGATCGGTACCCTTGTTTCCTAA
- the tsf gene encoding translation elongation factor Ts, with the protein MANYTAADVKKLRETTGSGMLDCKKALEETGGDFEKAVELLRIKGAKDVGKRAERNALEGLVAVSGNTIVEINSETDFVAKNDEFKTIAGKIADAAAAAKANSQEELANADVDGETAHDVLERLSAKIGEKLELRRAATIEGEQLAKYLHQRSADLPPAVGVLVAYKGDNAEAAHQVALQIAAMKARYLKEEDIPAEVVEKERAVQEEITRNEGKPEAAIEKIVQGRMGGFFKDVVLLDQPSLADSKKTVKQFTEESGIEVTDFVRFEVGQA; encoded by the coding sequence ATGGCGAACTACACTGCTGCTGACGTAAAGAAGCTGCGCGAAACCACCGGCTCCGGCATGCTCGACTGCAAGAAGGCGCTGGAGGAAACCGGCGGCGACTTCGAGAAGGCTGTCGAGCTGCTCCGCATCAAGGGCGCAAAGGACGTGGGCAAGCGCGCAGAGCGCAATGCTCTCGAGGGCCTCGTCGCTGTCTCCGGCAACACTATCGTCGAGATCAACTCGGAGACGGACTTCGTTGCTAAGAACGACGAGTTCAAGACCATCGCTGGCAAGATTGCTGATGCTGCTGCAGCAGCGAAGGCAAACAGCCAGGAGGAGCTGGCAAACGCTGATGTCGACGGCGAGACCGCACACGACGTTCTTGAGCGCCTCTCCGCAAAGATTGGCGAGAAGCTGGAGCTGCGCCGTGCTGCCACCATCGAGGGTGAGCAGCTGGCGAAGTACCTGCACCAGCGTTCCGCTGACCTGCCACCAGCTGTCGGCGTTTTGGTTGCTTACAAGGGCGACAACGCTGAGGCTGCACACCAGGTTGCGCTGCAGATCGCCGCGATGAAGGCTCGCTACCTCAAGGAAGAGGACATTCCGGCAGAGGTCGTCGAGAAGGAGCGCGCTGTTCAGGAAGAGATCACCCGCAACGAGGGTAAGCCTGAGGCAGCTATCGAAAAGATCGTCCAGGGCCGCATGGGCGGCTTCTTCAAGGACGTTGTTCTTCTGGACCAGCCGTCGCTTGCTGACTCCAAGAAGACCGTGAAGCAGTTCACGGAGGAGAGCGGCATTGAGGTCACTGACTTCGTTCGCTTCGAGGTTGGCCAGGCATAA
- the rpsB gene encoding 30S ribosomal protein S2, whose protein sequence is MAVVTMRELLDAGVHFGHQTRRWNPKMRRFIFTDRNGIYIIDLQQTLTYIDEAFEFVKETVAHGGTILFVGTKKQAQEPIQEEAQRVGMPYVTHRWLGGMLTNFQTVSKRIARMKELQAMDAAENGYAGRGKKEVLMLTRERQKLERVLGGIADMTKAPSALWVVDTNKEHIAVNEAEKLRIPVVAVLDTNCDPDDVNFPIPGNDDAIGAVKILTHIIGEAVIAGKQQREERQLASAREAAGDTDAKHQAEVAEAAAQAAASAEVSAADAAKAAAEAEAAAPQEVAPVEQPHAVRAAEQAQQAK, encoded by the coding sequence ATGGCAGTTGTAACCATGCGCGAACTCCTCGACGCAGGTGTCCACTTTGGCCACCAGACGCGTCGTTGGAACCCGAAGATGCGTCGCTTCATCTTCACCGACCGCAACGGCATTTACATCATCGACTTGCAGCAGACGCTGACCTACATTGACGAGGCTTTCGAGTTCGTCAAGGAGACCGTTGCACACGGCGGCACGATCCTGTTTGTTGGTACGAAGAAGCAGGCGCAGGAGCCTATTCAGGAAGAGGCTCAGCGCGTTGGTATGCCATACGTAACGCACCGCTGGCTCGGTGGCATGCTCACCAACTTCCAGACCGTTTCCAAGCGTATCGCCCGTATGAAGGAGCTCCAGGCTATGGACGCTGCTGAGAACGGCTACGCAGGTCGCGGCAAGAAGGAAGTTCTGATGCTGACCCGCGAGCGCCAGAAGCTCGAGCGTGTCCTCGGTGGCATCGCTGACATGACCAAGGCACCTTCTGCTCTGTGGGTTGTTGACACGAACAAGGAGCACATCGCGGTCAACGAGGCAGAGAAGCTGCGTATCCCGGTTGTTGCTGTTCTTGACACCAACTGTGATCCGGACGACGTCAACTTCCCAATCCCGGGTAACGACGACGCCATCGGCGCGGTCAAGATCCTGACCCACATCATCGGCGAGGCAGTCATCGCTGGTAAGCAGCAGCGCGAAGAGCGTCAGCTGGCTTCCGCACGTGAGGCTGCAGGCGACACCGACGCTAAGCACCAGGCAGAGGTTGCAGAGGCCGCTGCTCAGGCAGCCGCATCCGCTGAGGTTTCCGCTGCAGACGCTGCGAAGGCAGCCGCTGAGGCTGAAGCTGCTGCGCCACAGGAGGTTGCACCAGTCGAGCAGCCACACGCTGTTCGCGCTGCAGAGCAAGCTCAGCAGGCTAAGTAA
- a CDS encoding M23 family metallopeptidase, whose translation MFTRLLAAITPLLCTWCLAPQALAYVDPTTGLPYATRITRPAEIPEKNWMPGHRGVDLALRVGATVLAADNGTVAFVGKVAGTPIISIDHPDGIRTTYQPVHARVRQGDEVKLGDAIGTLARPTGPQAHLQDGLHWGALIAKDTYINPLSLLSTPTIRLKPTR comes from the coding sequence ATGTTCACACGCTTACTCGCGGCCATTACTCCCCTACTTTGCACGTGGTGCTTGGCGCCTCAGGCTCTTGCGTACGTCGACCCCACCACGGGGCTGCCCTACGCAACCCGGATTACACGGCCCGCAGAGATCCCGGAGAAGAACTGGATGCCGGGGCATCGCGGGGTTGATCTTGCGCTACGCGTCGGAGCCACTGTTCTAGCAGCAGACAACGGGACAGTCGCTTTCGTGGGCAAGGTAGCAGGCACACCCATTATCAGTATTGATCACCCAGATGGCATCCGTACGACGTACCAGCCTGTGCACGCGCGTGTGCGGCAAGGCGACGAAGTTAAACTCGGCGATGCGATTGGGACGCTGGCACGGCCGACGGGGCCGCAGGCACATCTCCAGGACGGGCTGCACTGGGGCGCACTCATTGCGAAAGACACCTACATCAATCCGCTTTCCCTCTTATCGACGCCCACCATTCGGTTGAAGCCAACCCGTTAA
- a CDS encoding tyrosine recombinase XerC, with amino-acid sequence MSSSHDQSSTQFLTAVDDFIDYCQHVKNRAAATCKSYKSDLTTLAPYTPDLNAFTIDALRHWLADAVQAGKARSTISRRTASARAFSTWAYQHGYIAKDEAARLRTPKEQRKLPTVLSAPATEELIRPHGDTPEDIRDTAILELLYASAIRVGELVALNIDDLDFHTNTAKVTGKGNKQRIVPFGNNAHEALTTWLHDARPALANSANAGAEPLFVGTQGKRIDQRQVRRIVERAGLQAGQASITPHSLRHTAATQMLEGGADLRMVQEMLGHSSLQTTQIYTHVSSQRLTQIYTQAHPRA; translated from the coding sequence ATGAGTAGCAGCCACGATCAGTCGTCCACCCAGTTTCTCACCGCGGTGGACGACTTCATCGACTACTGCCAACACGTCAAAAACCGCGCCGCGGCGACCTGCAAGAGCTACAAATCGGATCTCACCACACTCGCGCCGTACACACCAGATCTCAACGCATTCACCATCGACGCTCTACGCCACTGGCTCGCCGACGCAGTCCAAGCCGGCAAAGCCCGCTCCACCATCTCGCGCCGCACCGCATCCGCGCGCGCCTTCTCCACCTGGGCTTATCAACACGGCTACATCGCAAAGGACGAAGCAGCCCGCCTGCGCACCCCGAAAGAACAGCGCAAACTACCCACCGTGCTCAGCGCCCCCGCTACCGAGGAACTCATCCGCCCCCACGGCGACACACCAGAAGACATCCGCGACACCGCCATCCTCGAACTGCTCTACGCCAGCGCAATCCGCGTCGGCGAACTCGTCGCCCTCAACATCGACGACCTCGACTTCCATACCAACACCGCAAAAGTCACAGGCAAAGGCAACAAACAACGCATCGTTCCCTTCGGAAACAACGCACACGAGGCACTCACCACATGGCTTCACGACGCCCGGCCAGCCCTCGCCAATAGTGCTAACGCGGGGGCCGAACCGCTGTTCGTTGGCACCCAGGGAAAGCGCATCGACCAACGCCAAGTTCGCCGAATCGTCGAGCGCGCCGGGCTGCAAGCGGGGCAGGCGAGTATCACGCCGCACTCGTTGCGACACACAGCGGCCACGCAAATGCTTGAAGGCGGCGCCGACCTACGAATGGTGCAAGAAATGCTCGGGCACTCTAGCCTGCAAACCACGCAGATATACACGCACGTCTCCTCACAGCGGCTCACGCAGATTTACACCCAAGCGCACCCCAGGGCATGA
- a CDS encoding DNA-processing protein DprA — translation MSALESWAYLNRVIEGPSTALWALRNEGYTADEIAEGVRTRAPWLGDLAADTDARYTWDQPAEDLATAAEHGYTLITPESPEWPRERIYDSFNLGAKMSRDGEGAPIRADGVPPHALWVRGNTNLPELLENSIAIVGTRALSAYGHSATLDIVHGLKRWGYTIVSGGALGIDAAAHDAALEAGLPTVVFAACGPGITYPRRHKQLFDRIVAAGGAIITEYSPGMAPERHRFLTRNRLVAGFTQATLVIEAAYRSGALSTLRWAQYYQRGTLAVPGPITTAGSVGTNLAIYKGEATMVLNATYVHEAIRLENGLDAEQELADNNVASPLQLLTRTEMRIYDAAPKHHRDGLVAEEIAGAAALSLQVTINTLIELQGKGLIQREGQLWRRSDTAKP, via the coding sequence ATGAGCGCGCTTGAATCATGGGCCTACCTCAACCGTGTCATCGAGGGTCCGTCGACGGCGCTATGGGCACTGCGAAACGAAGGCTATACCGCTGACGAAATCGCCGAAGGCGTGCGCACACGAGCGCCCTGGCTCGGTGACCTCGCCGCTGACACCGATGCGAGATACACCTGGGACCAGCCAGCAGAAGACCTAGCCACTGCAGCGGAGCATGGGTACACACTTATCACACCGGAATCGCCCGAGTGGCCTCGCGAACGGATTTATGACTCCTTCAATCTCGGCGCAAAGATGAGTCGGGATGGCGAAGGTGCTCCGATACGTGCAGACGGGGTTCCGCCACACGCCCTCTGGGTTCGAGGCAATACCAACCTGCCGGAGCTATTGGAAAACTCGATCGCGATCGTCGGCACACGAGCGCTGAGCGCATATGGGCATTCAGCCACCCTTGACATCGTGCATGGACTGAAGCGCTGGGGATACACCATCGTCTCCGGCGGTGCACTCGGTATTGATGCGGCAGCCCACGATGCGGCCCTCGAGGCGGGACTGCCAACTGTGGTGTTCGCCGCATGCGGGCCGGGTATCACCTACCCGAGGCGCCACAAACAGCTATTCGATCGCATCGTGGCGGCAGGGGGAGCGATCATCACCGAATACAGCCCTGGCATGGCCCCTGAGCGACACCGCTTCCTCACCCGAAACCGACTCGTCGCTGGGTTCACCCAGGCCACGCTAGTGATAGAAGCCGCCTACCGCTCCGGGGCGCTCAGCACGTTGCGCTGGGCGCAGTACTACCAACGCGGGACGCTCGCAGTACCAGGGCCGATAACCACCGCCGGATCTGTCGGCACCAACCTCGCCATCTATAAGGGGGAGGCCACGATGGTGCTCAACGCGACCTACGTCCACGAGGCGATCCGCCTCGAGAACGGACTGGATGCAGAACAAGAACTTGCGGACAACAATGTAGCTTCGCCCCTCCAGCTCCTGACCCGCACCGAGATGCGCATCTACGATGCCGCGCCAAAACATCATCGCGACGGGCTTGTAGCGGAGGAGATTGCAGGTGCCGCCGCGCTATCCCTCCAAGTCACCATCAACACGCTCATTGAGCTGCAAGGAAAGGGACTGATCCAGCGGGAAGGCCAACTGTGGCGACGAAGCGACACAGCCAAACCCTAA
- a CDS encoding YifB family Mg chelatase-like AAA ATPase — protein sequence MPLASTLSATVEGIRARIVRVEANVGPGLPGMHIVGLADAAVKESRERIRTACRNSSLPWPKTKAMVSLSPAHLPKAGSQFDLPIALAVMGSLDPRAQRALSRTFFVGELALDGSLRPVPEVLPMLLAAQELLVQEGGIDRIVVPRANEHQAQLVSRGDIVLADSLAQVWAWLVGEEVLEVASVGAPSIEQGRQPDFADIAGQGPERRIMEVAAAGAHHMLMIGPPGSGKSMLAERLPSILPAMDVEEMVTSTAIHAAAGIAGGELIAHRPFIAPDPSLSKAQLIGGGSGIPRPGAVSQAHNGVLFLDEASEIASATLDALRIPLEKGEVRLRRSNRDVIFPADFQLILAMNPCPCGKPANRCRCSGAQRARYARSISGPLRDRLDIVCRTSLDNAVLNPNGAESSTAIAQRVAEARDRAAHRWRTCEEHTNGALTNARVPGPWLRRYFPAEDSAMMFLSSMLARGEVSQRGIDRILKLSWTLADLTGAQCPHLGHVAEAVDLRDDQTLLSAREEVSA from the coding sequence ATGCCGCTTGCTAGTACGTTGAGTGCCACGGTTGAGGGCATTCGGGCGCGCATCGTACGCGTGGAGGCCAACGTCGGGCCGGGGTTACCAGGAATGCATATTGTTGGGCTCGCCGATGCTGCCGTGAAAGAATCCCGCGAGCGAATCCGTACCGCCTGCCGTAATAGTTCACTGCCGTGGCCGAAGACGAAGGCGATGGTGTCGCTGTCGCCGGCGCACCTGCCGAAGGCTGGTTCGCAGTTTGACTTGCCGATTGCGTTGGCGGTGATGGGGAGCCTAGATCCACGCGCTCAACGGGCACTATCGCGAACATTTTTTGTAGGAGAGTTGGCGCTGGATGGCAGCTTGCGGCCTGTACCGGAAGTGCTGCCGATGCTGCTGGCGGCCCAGGAGCTGCTTGTTCAGGAGGGTGGAATTGACCGCATTGTGGTTCCGCGCGCGAACGAGCACCAGGCACAGCTCGTGTCACGCGGAGACATCGTGCTGGCGGACTCGCTGGCGCAGGTGTGGGCGTGGCTGGTCGGGGAAGAGGTGCTTGAAGTAGCTTCTGTGGGTGCGCCAAGCATTGAGCAAGGACGACAGCCGGACTTCGCAGACATCGCAGGGCAAGGCCCCGAGCGAAGGATTATGGAAGTCGCCGCGGCCGGTGCGCATCACATGCTAATGATCGGACCACCCGGCTCAGGCAAGTCCATGCTTGCAGAGCGTCTCCCATCCATCCTCCCCGCAATGGACGTCGAAGAAATGGTCACGTCCACAGCGATTCACGCAGCTGCCGGGATCGCCGGGGGAGAGCTGATTGCGCACCGCCCGTTCATCGCGCCGGACCCGTCGCTTTCCAAGGCGCAACTCATCGGGGGAGGCAGCGGGATTCCTCGCCCCGGCGCGGTCAGTCAAGCCCATAACGGTGTGCTGTTTCTCGACGAAGCCTCTGAGATCGCGTCCGCTACCCTCGATGCGTTGCGCATTCCCCTGGAGAAAGGCGAGGTGCGCCTGCGACGCAGCAACCGCGACGTCATCTTTCCAGCCGACTTCCAGCTCATCCTCGCGATGAATCCATGCCCGTGTGGAAAACCAGCGAACCGCTGTCGGTGCTCCGGGGCGCAGCGTGCGCGGTATGCGCGAAGTATATCGGGTCCGCTGAGGGACCGCCTGGACATTGTCTGCAGGACTTCGCTGGATAACGCCGTGCTGAACCCAAACGGGGCAGAGTCTTCCACGGCCATCGCCCAGCGTGTGGCAGAGGCACGGGACCGTGCGGCACATCGGTGGCGGACGTGCGAGGAACACACGAACGGGGCGTTGACGAATGCGCGCGTGCCGGGGCCGTGGCTGCGTCGATACTTCCCGGCGGAAGATTCCGCGATGATGTTCCTCTCCTCGATGCTTGCGCGCGGGGAGGTCAGCCAGCGCGGTATCGACCGCATCCTGAAATTGTCGTGGACTTTGGCGGATCTCACTGGCGCACAATGCCCCCACCTCGGGCACGTCGCTGAGGCCGTCGATCTTCGAGACGACCAGACCTTGCTTTCAGCACGTGAGGAGGTATCGGCATGA
- a CDS encoding YraN family protein: MQKPCMDQYQLGRLGEDAVLEEYLALGYTCLGRRVRLRHGEIDLIMQDSYGTVVFVEVKTRRLPGFGSVEAVHAKKMMAMRNAAAEWLRSTEGFYEVRFDVVEAMYHEDGFEFEFIMGVEDAAC; encoded by the coding sequence ATGCAGAAACCGTGCATGGACCAGTACCAGCTTGGCCGTCTAGGGGAAGATGCCGTACTGGAGGAGTATTTAGCGTTGGGCTACACATGCCTTGGTAGGCGGGTGCGATTACGGCATGGCGAGATTGACCTGATTATGCAGGACTCTTACGGCACCGTGGTGTTCGTAGAGGTGAAAACTCGTCGTTTACCGGGGTTTGGTTCGGTTGAGGCGGTGCACGCGAAGAAGATGATGGCAATGCGTAACGCGGCTGCTGAGTGGTTGCGCAGCACTGAGGGGTTCTACGAAGTCCGGTTCGACGTCGTGGAGGCGATGTATCACGAGGACGGCTTCGAGTTTGAGTTCATCATGGGGGTCGAAGATGCCGCTTGCTAG
- a CDS encoding DUF2469 domain-containing protein, which produces MSAEDLDNYEADVELSLYREYRDVASQFSFVVETERRFYLANAVELIPHKDGNDVYYEVRMSDCWVWDMYRAVRFVRYVRVITYKDVNIEELDKPDITFPNS; this is translated from the coding sequence ATGAGTGCTGAGGATCTGGACAATTACGAGGCTGACGTCGAGCTGTCGCTGTATCGCGAGTATCGAGACGTCGCGAGCCAGTTCTCGTTTGTCGTTGAGACGGAGCGTCGTTTCTACCTTGCGAATGCTGTCGAGTTGATCCCGCACAAAGACGGCAACGATGTGTACTACGAGGTCCGTATGTCGGATTGTTGGGTGTGGGACATGTACCGCGCGGTGCGTTTTGTTCGCTACGTCCGCGTAATTACGTACAAGGATGTCAATATCGAGGAGCTAGACAAGCCGGACATCACGTTCCCTAATTCGTAG
- a CDS encoding ribonuclease HII, giving the protein MRRLKQLRTYEVALEKAGLGPVVGVDEAGRGACFGPLTVAACVLPPQPIRQLEGLTDSKQLTAKRREALFDIICQHALAYSIVHVPASEIDHRGVQHANIDGARRAVAQLETEARYALVDAFHIAGLPVPQLPIIGGDASARCIAAASVLAKVSRDRLLDGYAEQYPGYGLERHKGYGTKAHMDAVRRHGATPQHRYSYANVRTAVEIYEGGTA; this is encoded by the coding sequence GTGCGTCGTTTGAAGCAGCTTCGGACGTACGAGGTGGCGCTCGAAAAAGCAGGGCTCGGACCAGTCGTCGGGGTTGACGAGGCCGGCCGGGGCGCCTGCTTCGGGCCACTGACAGTCGCCGCGTGCGTGCTACCACCGCAGCCGATACGGCAACTTGAGGGGTTGACGGATTCCAAGCAGTTGACGGCGAAGCGTCGAGAAGCACTCTTTGACATCATTTGCCAGCACGCGCTCGCATATTCGATCGTGCACGTGCCTGCCAGCGAGATTGATCATCGCGGGGTGCAGCATGCCAACATTGACGGGGCCCGGCGCGCAGTTGCGCAGCTAGAGACGGAGGCGCGGTACGCGCTTGTCGATGCCTTCCATATCGCGGGTTTGCCCGTACCACAACTGCCGATTATCGGCGGTGACGCGAGTGCCCGGTGCATCGCCGCCGCCAGTGTGCTAGCTAAAGTGAGCCGCGACCGTCTCCTCGATGGCTACGCGGAGCAGTACCCGGGGTATGGCTTGGAGCGCCACAAGGGGTATGGCACGAAGGCGCACATGGATGCGGTGCGCCGCCACGGGGCGACGCCGCAACATCGTTATAGTTATGCCAACGTGAGAACTGCCGTTGAGATTTACGAAGGGGGCACCGCATGA
- the lepB gene encoding signal peptidase I, whose protein sequence is MPWYIEIPMVVVLTLVFIFIIQTFIGRLYVIPSASMEPTLHGQDGKGDRIFVEKVSYYFSDPEPGDVVVFKGTDSWNTGFVTNRSDNPAIAGLQEVSSWVGLVPKDENTLVKRIIAKGGQTVSCQEGDPAVMVDGKPIDQSYTLQPNYYPVDPETGSDACGGNYFGPVTVPEGNYFMMGDNRTNSADSRYHLGDEYQGTIPEENLRGKVLAIVFPLQRFGGVDDPAIQQ, encoded by the coding sequence ATGCCGTGGTACATCGAAATCCCGATGGTTGTTGTACTCACCTTGGTGTTCATCTTCATTATTCAGACATTCATTGGCCGCCTCTATGTGATTCCTTCTGCGTCGATGGAGCCGACGTTGCATGGGCAGGACGGCAAGGGTGATCGCATCTTCGTGGAGAAGGTGTCCTACTACTTTTCTGATCCGGAGCCGGGTGACGTTGTCGTGTTTAAGGGGACTGACTCGTGGAATACCGGCTTCGTCACTAACCGCTCCGACAACCCGGCCATTGCCGGTCTGCAGGAGGTGTCCTCCTGGGTGGGGCTGGTGCCGAAGGATGAGAACACGTTGGTCAAGCGCATCATCGCGAAGGGTGGCCAGACGGTGTCTTGCCAGGAGGGGGATCCGGCGGTGATGGTGGACGGCAAGCCAATCGACCAGTCGTACACGCTGCAGCCGAACTACTACCCGGTGGATCCTGAGACTGGGTCCGACGCTTGCGGTGGTAATTATTTCGGCCCGGTAACTGTCCCTGAGGGGAACTACTTCATGATGGGTGATAACCGCACGAATTCCGCTGATTCGCGCTACCACCTTGGTGATGAGTACCAGGGCACGATCCCGGAGGAGAACCTTCGCGGAAAAGTTCTTGCGATTGTGTTCCCACTCCAGCGTTTTGGTGGCGTCGACGACCCGGCGATCCAGCAGTAG
- the rplS gene encoding 50S ribosomal protein L19, with protein MSNGIIDLVDAGQLRDDIPDFRPGDTLDVHVKVIEGSVTRTQVFTGFVVRRQGDGIRETFTVRKVSFGIGVERTFPVHSPNLEKIEVVRKGDVRRAKLYYMRDLRGKAARIKERR; from the coding sequence ATGAGCAACGGCATTATTGATCTTGTAGACGCAGGCCAGCTGCGTGACGATATCCCTGACTTCCGTCCGGGCGATACCCTCGACGTACACGTCAAGGTTATCGAGGGTTCGGTCACCCGTACCCAGGTCTTCACTGGCTTCGTCGTTCGTCGTCAGGGTGACGGCATCCGTGAGACGTTCACGGTCCGCAAGGTTTCCTTCGGTATCGGTGTTGAGCGTACCTTCCCGGTACATTCCCCGAACCTGGAGAAGATTGAGGTCGTCCGCAAGGGTGACGTACGTCGCGCGAAGCTGTACTACATGCGCGACCTGCGCGGCAAGGCTGCCCGCATCAAGGAGCGTCGCTAA